Within the Vanessa cardui chromosome 6, ilVanCard2.1, whole genome shotgun sequence genome, the region taataatgaatatatgaatctccgaggacttcgtggaagttttttttaaaaatattacaataattaatatttatattaattattcataataataataaaaagtatgtctgtctgtctgttatctttttttatacgcttaagctgctgaaccgatttagatgaaatttagtatggggACTTTGTAGAaaagaacataggataattttgtctccaaaattataccctaacgagataaaaaagtaaagtagaaGTTTGTACAGGGAGTCTATATCCGAtaaactgatttaaattaaatttagtgtgaagataggatagtttccatccacgaaatcatcctctaagggtataaaagggggtgaaagtttgtacaacatctatatcaatcgtgattggtatttgtactgttaaatcttctgttatctgtgattggtagtttttattattcggtgtAAACAAACCGGCGTAAAGCTTAGTAACTTGGTACAGAGGCCAAATAgccatatacggacgcccaatagctgtatacggacgcccaatagctgtatacggacgcccaatagctgtatacggacgcccaatagctgtatacggacgcccaatagctgtatacggacgcccaatagctttatacggacgcctaatagctgcatacggacgctcaatcaaaaaaaaaaaacagaaatcaaaataaaatttattcaaataggctttaacaagcacttttgaatcgtcattttacaattaagtgaaactaccaccggttcggaaagtagattctacggagaagaaccggaaaaaaactcagtagttactctttttcaacacttaaaaaatacaaagtcatgttaattaaatacaattatttaaatgaatatattcagcttggaagtcaacagatacctccacgcttttttatcatctattcaatcttgtttcgaataatatgccttttttaccaaaatacgaaatggcaaagttaaaaatttctgccgaattttattatagaatcggataccttgccccaagaaggatatattgactttgcggagtaggaaacttggtgttataagcttatccttacttttagtgcacaaacaatgatgatcactgattttatcaaagtgatcaatgttactgtgaatatacataatatcgttgtaaatatactgagacgcaacagtgagtattcctacttttttaaaaacatcccgaagagagtatctaggtccaagattataaataaaccggattgctctctttcgtaaaataaagacagattaaatACCTACAGCGTTacctcaaagtaatatgccatatgacaaatactgtgaaaaaaaccaaaatatactagacgagcggtatcaacctcagttagttgtctaacttttctaaacgcgtatgttgcagagctgagtcttcctgttagggatgataaatgaggactccactaaagtttggaatccaattctattcctgagaacaccgtagtatcggctacatcaagacggtcaccgtttatagatatcttataattatgctttctaacattgggtagggtaaaagctacacattttgttttttgagcaatcaaaactaaattatttactgtaaaccaattgtgtatctgtgataatgcaccgttcacatcgtcatagtcagttttttttgtcaaccctaaaaatcagtgaagtatcgtcagcaaacaacactatatcacaaatacctttaacataaaaaggatcatttatatataccagaaatagaaagggacccaaaattgaaccttgtacaataGCCGATAGATCGTGATCTTGAAGCATACAGTACTATTTTAGGTGGTACTATGTGGCTGTATGCTACCAACTttaaaatgaaagcactgttcccagtaatttcattttattataaatactatcattttattatcgtaaatataaaatttggtaggtagatttttatgacatacaggaaaaataaaacacaggcgataacaaatgcaacaacaaagtaatatgatagagaagtcaaaattattccgatgaagttttatgggcagagccacttATGCTAAGAGTGAAAATGAGAGACATCGAGATCATATTTGCGCAAACTaaatatgaatctaatataaaaaatttgaaatcgctcaagtttttcgctgatcctccgtgagatctggataacagtcgtcggcgtaatcatgggttaagttaaagtaaaagattcgtatttacacattataacatatcggacatccgtatatgtataagccttacgaatattggaacaaaataaacgttgaactgtttgaacagaacagcgataggaaaagaaagagacaacaaacctaaagctggcaacgtcgcacttccaaatacagtccatcctgtgaggacgctaaataatcgataccataggtaaattatgatcaatatatctaggataccttaaatgtatcatcatggttaggggttcaaaagtgtttgggcctgactgaaagacgaatatcgtggaatttttttatatcggaaaacaacgtatcccaaggacctggaaatcaaaaaattaagcagtattcattaagacatgttaagtaaattaaggggaacttggggacgtggtaatgatgcaccacgtgcatgacgccaaaaaggttgtaggatgtatatatatatatatatatatatatatatataatatactctccctattttttcgtatatatatatatatatatatatatatatatattatatatatatatgtatatataaatttggtCTCACattttagtttcaaattaattttatattatatatttatttgtgagtctatacctactaatattataaacgtgaaagtaatctatctatctgtttgttacgctttcacggctaaaccactgaacagaatttgatgcaatttggtatgaaggaagTTTGCACCCCAATTAAGGAAATAAATGTTCGCAACCCGCATTACGCAACCCCTAACACGCGGGCAACGCCGCGAGGGAAACTAGTGAATTAATATAAGTAGCCTTGTATAagctgtataatatattttatataatgtaaacaaacGATCTATCCGTCCCATAATAAAGTACTTTTCTGTGATATGTTTGtattatgtacattaaaaaataacaactatGTTTCTGTACGTTTTACTTGGAAAAAcacctaataatatttttagagggTGCTTtgcatatttattacatgtgtTGTGTACTTTGTATATTTGTTGCATGCATCATTActcttatttttagtttttttagagGAGATGAAATACTATGTTTATTTTAGGTAAATGACTATGTTATGATATTAGTTAGAATTACTTATttctacaattatatttatacactaaCACACTAactataaattcatattttgttattgtatccaatttcataaaaataaatgcaatcgATTTCAGAACGTCATTTATAttggctttaaaaaataaaacatgatgttttcccgcgtaaaattagaaatataaaataacggtCATTCATGTAATGTGAATACGAGATTTTTGtcaatttgatattattttaaattcaagatCATaaggttaataatattattaaacaaataattgaaaaatagtCTGTATACTAGTGCATTTCTTTATGTGTTTACCTACACCGGTAACGATTACCTACCGAGAAAAAAGCAATGATCTGAAACAAAGTCAACATACTGAGTTCACTCAGCTgtcactttaatttttttacttacttttttttactttaaacgtGAGTAAAGAGTTGTTATTCTAAacgaaaaaggtttttttatgtttacgttttttttttaatttcttgtgTTTATATACATCTTAAGTTGCACAACTTGTAAATGGAAGTAAAAAATTAGGTAAGcaccataattatttaaacggaAACAGCCTATAATTGgattcattgttttttaatagctTTCGAAAACAGGAGCGATtctattgttttcatttaacaTTACATAAGAAGCAATTTCACAGCCAGTAGTTTACTCCCAGTAATTagaaaatttgttatataaattgttgttgctgcttaatttttaattagaaaccTATAAAAAgggaaatttatttcattatcttattgtatacactaaaaaaagtaacagcctataatttTATACAGCGTGGTTCAATTTAGTCCTTGTCTTGACACATGCAagcagagctgagatggcccagtggttagaacgcgtgcatcttaaccgatgattgcgggttcaaacccaggcaagcaccgctatatacatatatgtgcttaatttgtgtttataattcatctcgtgctcggcggtgaaggaaaacatcgttaggaatcctgcatgtgtctaatttcatcgaaattctgccacatgtgcattcatgtggaacagcgtggtggaatatgttccaaaccctctccttaatggaagaaggggccttatcccagcagtgggaaatttacaggctgttactttacttttttacttttttgttacaagatagagtgattctagggtaaggtttttgtatataatacatggaaaatataataaagggcGTGTCGCTAGGTATATTATATCGAGTGGATTTATGTAAGAATcttcaatgtttatttcattattataccCCAAAATAGAAACGACGAATTTTACGAACGACTCCTAACAGTCCATCTGATATAACTGTAACACTGACTCACTAACTACTTGAAATTCagcaatacataattatatttgtctGTATACCTAATGAATGGATTATCCAATTACTTATGAGTTAATTTGCGTCACAGTCAACGTGAAAGCTATCATTATGCACGTAATTAAACattacagtaatattttttcaaacatatGGGGAATATTAGGTATGTTTCTTGTACGTTTAAGTTATTGTTAGTCggataagtaattttatttccaatttcGTAGATAGACAATAGACAGAGATGatattttcaaatgatttatttgtgtttataattcatatcatgcTCGATAATGAAGAAATACATCGAGAGGAAtgcgtgtctaatttcaaagaaactCTGTCACATATGTAAACGCAATAGAGCAGTagtggaataaactccaaactTCCTCAAAGTTTGGAGTTAtacatttcccacagctgggctaaggtccaGGGTGCTGCTGTAGACCGACATATGTCCATCTTATTGTAAGTGATCACCAACGATCACAGACGTTAGcgctataaatatttaccattcgTTCCATCGGAAACATCTATcttgggaactcagatgttatgttcctcgtgcttgttacactggctcaccttccaactggaacacaataatactaagtaaggTATAAGTAGTTTAATACATACGAATAATCTTACGcgcaattaatattttcaattttatttataatttacgtacaatatttatgcaattaaaattatcaacgtaaataattaatcaCTGACAGCTATTTAGTAATTTTAGTAAAGCAGTAACTAgactaaactaaaaaaaatgttttaataaacactTCCGTTTAGAATGCTACCGATTCAAATTGGAAACAAAGTAAGCGTTAGgtaatttctttttgtttttataaatacttaaaaagttTCAACGCACTACAGAAGACAAcaacaatattacaaaatacgatcaacaattaaataaaaagttacaaaaacaaagAGTAACTAATAAAACAATCGATTAAAAATCGAACTATTGTTTTGTGAAAAAAGTATCTGAGTATCGATGGTAACTGTCtctataaataatgttacagaTACCAGTCAACCTCACCGACTATCAACACCTCAAGATGTTACAACGTCTGTTCAATTCTACGGTACTTTTAGTTTTTTACGTACAACCGAACAAATCgcagttaaattatttactatagtGATAGAAGAGAAAGTGAATCAGTTGACGCAAAAACAAAATCGATCTAGTTTATTCGTGTATTGAATTTCAACGATATTGTCGGCATTTTAAATGACTACATTTTTGCGTGTATTAGTAAGTGCGTATAAGTGTTTTAGTGATTATTATTGGTGATCGGAATATCATTAATGTTTCAGAAATGGATATGGTGTATCGTCATTATCAGTGCCGGATCAACATGGGGTCCATGGGGATCAGCTAACGCTGTGTCTGTTCCGAAACAAAACACACCATCCGCTATAGAAGCTCAAGCGAAATTCTTCCAGTaagattttaattagttttacttttacacataatttaatttcattttattggaataaataGGAATGGATAAATCATATAAgacaaataattactatttcatATGATAACAGTGAGCAAGTTTGTTTGTGTGCTTAATCATTTTGGATTTTGAATTATCAAAATCGAATCtagttatatatctatatatttttatagagatCAAATCAGTAGGTACTAATACATATAAACGAagtcaatataaaaacaaacaacagcaaCACAATTACAATTAACAGCTTCTTTGatgagttttaaatatttccataaAGGTATTTTTACTCAGATTGGATTCGATTATGTATGCAGGTATATGAAATCTTatcatatgttatattatttgtaagacTACAGAGcaaatttttataagatataatatttattttaagtgaggTGCAATTTGCTTTATAGGGATTTTTTCTCAGTACAGTTGAGTCCTTACAAGATTGAATTTGGTCATGTTTGTGAAGACCCGAACAATTGGGAGCAGCGGTACGAGAAGAAAGACTTTAAGAACCACAGGGATATGGGAAAAGTATCAACAGTTTTATAACTATCTCGCTTTGTTTCCTAACTTTTCTATGTTTCTTTCTCTGTCGCGCTTGGCTTGGCTTGACTGAAGGTATAGGCATTTGCCTACTTCTGAAGACTTCGATCAGGGACATCGGCTGGGGAGTGAACGTCACTTCGTTGAGAGACATGAGAGATCCAGACCCGCCACAGGACTGTTTTCTGCTAAAGTACGCTGCTTCTGCTTttgatttttatcttattacttACAATACTGAGTtcgttacataatattttatataggtatcCTCATGACAGTTATCATGAATAACAAATGTGCGTTCGATTGTATCTGTGACTAAAAAACTTAACACAACACAGGACTTGACTCAGACTTGACAGACTTTATTGATTTTAACTATATGCTGCTCTTTTCCTTTCTGTTCTTAGTTTCTTcttcttatttcattttactaacctttaaatatatttctcttataaaaatgtatctttaaaagttttatttttaaataggtacGATGGGGAGATAAGAAAGGTGGATATGGCGAGCATTACTGGGATTTAAATCATGCAGGCCATGGAGGTAACGATGATGGTTACGACAGTGATTCAGATGACGGATCATATCATGAAGATCCTCGGGACATAAGTGATGAATCTCATGAACGATCGCAAAACTATGAAATAGACGAGTACAATCCAGAtgacactaataataattacgatgAAACCGGAAGAGCTAAGAGGGCACATGAAAAACTAAAATCCAATCAAAGTAATCGCGATAAAGTTGACAATGAACAGGAACAACATCCAAAGGAAAAAATGCAAAGAAATGATGAAGAAAAACTCGAAGAAAATGTCAATGAAGAAGAAGTAACTAATAGACCGTTTAAAATCAAACCTAAAAGACGCCTTCGTCAACAATACGTCACAGAAGCTCCTCAAAACAAAGAGAAAAATAACATTGTATTGGTGATTAAGCATAAAGAGAATGAGAAAGATGATAAAGTAGATCTTCCTAAACAATCGGAACCAAAACATTTTGTGCCCTATGAAGGCGGAGCTGGGGTTAGACAACCCGTTCCTCCTGAACTTGTTGCGTCTGCTTCGATACCTAGACTATTTCTAGA harbors:
- the LOC124530604 gene encoding uncharacterized protein LOC124530604 is translated as MLQRLFNSTKWIWCIVIISAGSTWGPWGSANAVSVPKQNTPSAIEAQAKFFQDFFSVQLSPYKIEFGHVCEDPNNWEQRYEKKDFKNHRDMGKVRWGDKKGGYGEHYWDLNHAGHGGNDDGYDSDSDDGSYHEDPRDISDESHERSQNYEIDEYNPDDTNNNYDETGRAKRAHEKLKSNQSNRDKVDNEQEQHPKEKMQRNDEEKLEENVNEEEVTNRPFKIKPKRRLRQQYVTEAPQNKEKNNIVLVIKHKENEKDDKVDLPKQSEPKHFVPYEGGAGVRQPVPPELVASASIPRLFLDQSSGYVIDRSTGQAFMLQPIPRNIRYS